The Alteribacter populi genomic sequence CAAACCCAGAATAATATTTTTTCGTAATTTTGGGTTGTTGCTTGGTGTTAAATTAAGAGTAACTTTATGTAGCTCCGTTGGCCTCCATCTGCTCGCTTTCCGCGGACGAACCGCCAAGCCTCCTCGGGGAAAGCGCCCTGCGGGGTCTCGGCTGGCCCGTTTTTCCGCGGGAGTCTCGCAGATTCCGGACAACTACGTAGGGGGCAAAAAGACTCTCATAGACATGAGGGGTTTCCTCCCATTTCATTTCGTTTGTTTGGTCACTTACTAAATGCGACATTTGGGGAGGTGCTTCTCGGTAGAGTCGGATTTTAGCGCTTTATGTCGAATCGCTGATATGATGCGATTTGCGCAGGTAAAACGCAATATCCACAGAGATAATACTCAAAATCAGCGATCGAATGTTCATATTATGAATTCTTTCATGAATGAAAGGCCCTTGGAGGAAATTGGCTAGAAAAAATCGAAAATGAACCGATTCTGAATTGTATCGGTTCATTCGTTTTAAATTCTGTTTTAGCTTTGCTATTCTCTTTTCGGATCAGGATGTTTTTCAAGAAACTTTTGAACGTACTCCAATTGGTTGTGAAAGATTTACCTACTTCATTAGTTCAAAGCTGTCATTTTTTGTTTATCTGTTTTTCCTTGATCCGTTTTGAAGTAATACATTCGATACAAAAATGAACCGATAAAGCCAATCAGTGCCAACAAGAACATCGTTTGATAAAGCATGCGTACATCAAAGGCGTCAATAATGGCTCCGCCTAAGAGTGACCCGATAACGCCAGATAATCCGAAGAACACACTAACAAATAATAGATGACCTGTTGAAGCCAACTCATATGGAACGAGCCGCGTGACAAATTGAAAAGCAGTTAAATAGAAAATACCAAACGTGAGACCATGAAGTACTTGGAGAAATAACACTCCAGTCGGATTCGGCACAATCCCCATTAATAACCACCTTACGACGTACAGCACAGCAGCAATACTAATAAAAGTGAGTGGGTGGAACCTTCGTAACCAAAACGCGCTGAGTGCAAATACACAGGCTTCAGTTATGACACCGATAAACCAAGCTGTGCCAATCATCGTTTCGTTTCCTCCAAGCTCCACAATGTAGAGCCCAAGAAAGGAATCGTTGATACGGTGCGTCAAACTGATCGAGATCACCATTAGTAAAAACAAAGCGAACATCGGATTTTTCCCTAGACGCAATGCTTGTTTCAAGTCTGCTTTTTTCTTTGACGGTTCGCTGTCCGGTGCTTTTAGACAAAACACGATTGCAATGAGTAAGAAAAACGCAAACACGTAATAAATGTACTCAATTCCAATTACCGCTAAAATATAGCCTGACACTAATGAAGATGTACCAAAACCAAGTGAACCCCACATTCGAATACTGCCAAAGGAGACGCCCTTTTGATACGAAATTTTTTGTGCCAAACTGTCACCCAATGCTCCTGCGGGTGACATGAACGTAAAAAAGATATAAAGCAATGGAATTAGCCAAATAAATTCTTTCATTTGAAAGACGGCAAAGCCAATGACTATTGCTCCACATAAACATAATAAAAGGACAAGTTTAACTGTCCTCCACCTATCACTCATAAATCCCCATACAGGCTGCGCCAAGATTGCAGCAAAGGGGCCTACAGCTAATAAGAAGCCAATTTCTGATCCAGTAAGACCTAGTGATTGAAAATATACTGGCATGTAGCTAATTATAATTGTCATTGCCGAGTGAAAAAAGAAAAGCATTCCTTTTAGCTTCCATGTTTCATGCATGTCTATCCATCCTTTTCTCTCTCCTCAGGAGATTGAACGAGCTTCTTATTTCCCTCTTACACTCTTATAGAAGCCAATCTTGCTCAAATAAAAAGGAAGGATCCAAATCAAGAAAGACAAATTGTTTTCCTGCTAACGGGTATGAATAGGTACGAATTAGCTCATTCGTTTTTATATCTCGATATGTATCTGATAAAATCCCGACTTTTCTTCCTTCCATCTGTGCTAAATTTTCAAGGAAATACGAACGCCAGCTCCAGTTTTTCCCTTTGGCTGACGGATCTTTTTCCCATTGATCGTTTGATTTATTTTTAATCCAGTTGCACGATAGCTGATACCCGAAGCCATCGCAAATATATACACGATATGCGAGTTTTGATAAATGCTTGGCAATTTCATAAGCTTTTTCATCTTCATTAAGACGAGGTCCGTGTTCTTTTTCCACTTGATGGAGATCACGATCTAACTGTAAAACAAATGCAATTTGCTCTTGAAGTAATCCATTTTCATGGCGGATAAACGATTTAATTTTATCCTCGAGCTTAGGTTTAGCTATTTGTTTGTTCGTCCAATTTTTTTCTGGCTTATGCAAATAATCACCTGTTACGTATCTTCCACCATATCGCCACGCTAAGTGAAGATGATGTAAGTCAATGATCCCTTTAAATAACAACGTAGCGCCAATTTTCCGAGAAAATACAGCTAAAGCTTCCAGAACATTACGGTAGTCATTAGAAAAATGATGTGAACCGATACCTCCGAGATCGACTTTCATCATGTTGGGCTCAAGAATGGATAGTCGGTCCAGGTTGCTGCCAAACTTACCGATATCATCAATCGCAACTTGAATGTTATTTGTTGTAAAAAACTTAATCAGATGGCTTAACGACTCAATCTCACCTTTAAAGTCATGTTCGCGAAAATTTAATACGACATTTTCTAACGGCACAGCTTGCCTTTCAAATTCTAAAAGTCTTTCAAGTAACGTTTCATGTACATTTAACTCGGTCAGCACATTCGCATCGACATTGAGAAACAAAAGGGCAGACTCCTCCATACTAGCATAGTGAGTCAACACCCGCTCTTGAATCACAGAATCTACTTCCCATTTATATTCAGCTGGAACATTTTGATCTGAGAAAAAATTCTCTAAACTTAACCATTCGACTCCAACATTCAGTCTTCCGTGAATTTCATAACCGACAATTTCTTGTGCATCTGCACTAAATACAGCTTGATAAAATGGAATAACATCATGTTTATGTAAAATAACATCTAATGGATCCATCGTTTTATTCCCCTTTTCATGCCTTTAACTATACTATTATATCACGAATCTCGTATTTCAAGGTCGACGAATCTTCACTGTTTGTTTTCTGGTCTCTTTTGACCTACCCAACGTTGCGATGAGCATTTTCCAGCAATAAATATCAATTCCGTAGTGAATGCGGTCGCTAGAAAATCTATCTGACTTCTCTGCACAGAACTACACCACAGAAGGGTTATTCCGTTATTGCTTAAAACAAAAGGAATGTAACTGAGATGGAAGGCTATGACACTCATTTCGCACCAACCTGTGTGAGAGAACACTCCTATCGATACGACAGGTTTGATTAAAAATACCAAAGCTTGAAATATGCACGCCCGAAAGAATGTATGGATTGTCCATTGGCTCATGATTCCCTTTTCTAAAAGTTTACTAAATGAAGATAGTGACTTACAGTGCCACTACGCAGTTGGGCGGAACCTGTGAGACTCCCTCAGGAAAAGTTGATATGGCGGGGGTCCGCCCGGATTTTGAGGCCCTAAAAAATTTTTTTGTACTCGCCTCCGACTGCCAAGGTCCACATAATTCTTGTAAATACATTTACTGTATTTAGAGATTACGCGTTGCGTTGGGAATGTGGGGTACATTTCCATATATAGGTGTAATTCACACGAGAAAAACTCTGCTACAATCAGGTGACTTACCCTCCCATGTCTCCTGGCATCAAGTGCCTACATTCCTTCGTTGGGTCTTGCCTGACGCAGATCTCGGACTCTTACTCCTGCATGGACTGCCCTTTACTGGGCGTCTAAAGTCTCCGTCTTGCCGAATCTCTGTGCCTGTGTTGTCAAAGGTACATTAAAGCACTGTGAAGCCTTACGCTGCCTTGTTCTGAGGATAGTTGGAAGAGTCTATCAACATTCTCTCAGGGTCAAACATTGCCTGTTTCTTGCTAAGTCCATGGAACACCTGAAGCAGCTTTCTGCATAGCACAACCATTGCTTCTTTCTTGGTCAGTGGATTTTGTTCCCGTGAGTGATAATGCATGTACAGTTGACGAAAGCTTGCATTGTTCTGAATGAGCGGAAGGATCGCTTTATAAAGTAAGGCTCGTAGTCGTTTTCTTCCGCGTTTAGAGATCTTCTTTGTGCCTTTATGCTGACCTGAACTGTTCTCACGCAACGTAAGTCCCGCTAGCTTAATGAGTTGGCGTGGATGCCTGTAATTGCGCATAGAGCCTGTTTCAGCCAATAACTCGCTTACAGTGTTCTCGCTGATTCCCGGAATGGAGACGAGGTACTGAAACTCTTCTAATGACTGGGCCTGCTCAACCATCTGGGAAGTCACCTCTTCAAGTTGTGATTCCAATAGTTCCAGCTGTTGAACAAGGCTGCGAATCTCCAGCCGTGACATTTCCTGACTGCGTGTTACGCCAATAGAGTGACGAGCCACTTCAATCAGGGTCACGATTTTGGGTTTCCCAGCATACTTGGCGCCAGCTTTCTTCTGTTGCCTGACCATCTCTTCGACAGACAAATGTGGAACATCCTGGGGAAGAGGTGTCAGCTTTAAAACGGCAAGAGCTTGTTGGCCCAATTCACTGAAGACTTGATTGAATTCCGGAAAGTAAAGATCCTTCCATCGCTGTATCCTGTTTTTTACGGAAGAGATATCTTTTCGTAATCGTTCCCGGATTGCGGATCCATGCCTCATGTGATGTTCAGCGGTTGTCATCTTCCGCGGTATACTAAAATAGCCGTTAGGAAGAAGTTTCGCTATAACGCGTGCATCTTTAGCGTCGTTCTTCGTTTGAGAATTATCGTCCATTTCCTTGGATTGTTTTACATGCATTGGATTGACGATGACAAAAGGGAATTCGAAAGCCTCCAGCATAGCCGCAAGGTTCATCCAGTAGTGGCCGGTTGCTTCAAAACCGATGAGCACATTTGATTTGTTGTGTGTCTCCATCAGTTGTCTAACAGCCTGCTCAAAATGGATGAAACCATCTTTTGACTGGTGGATGCGCCATACTTTCGTTAATTCGCGTCCGCGCAAATCGACGGCACAGGCATAGTGATTCTTTTTTGCAATATCGATTCCAATAACTAGAGTGTTTTCGTTGACTTGATTAATTCGTTCATTTCTACTACGATTCATGAAGGGTTCCTCCTTTGTGATTGCTGGTTTGTTTTTGCACCTTGCATCATATCGGAGGATCCTTTTTTTATCAATAGGGGTAAAACCTATCCGACAGGAATGCTCCTGCGGAAAAAACGGGCCAGACGAGACTGCAGGGCGCTTTTCCCGAGGAGGCTTGGCGGTTCGTCCGCGGAAAGCGAGCAGATGCAGTCCAACGAAGCTGCAAATAGATACGCTTTTAAAAAAATGGGAGGAGCATGTTGTGCTGAAATTGTATGCAATTTTAAATATATGAATGATGAACGTGGTTCAACTCTCAAGAAAAACGTGCGTCTCAGCTTAAGAGATACACGTTTTTATAGTGTCTTATTCTCTACATTTTTAACACAGAGTAATGATTAGTTATTGAGAAACCATTTCATTCACTTGAGTCATTAGGCTACTTAACTGAGCCTCATCTACGTGTTTTTCGTAAAGAGTGTCGATTTTATTTTCTCCTGTCAGGATGGCTCTAAGGGCAGCGGTTCCTGCTTTCATCTTTTCGGTGTAGGCTTTGGCTTGCTCATCAAGTTGCAGCTGATACGTTTTTTCAACGGAAGGATCCATACACCGTTCGAACATATCCACCACCTGATCACCGTTTCTCGTTGGATCAATCACATGCGGTGCTGTCCCGTCTAAAATTGCACAGTTCAATTGAGGTATCATAACCATATCAAGACTATCAGGATCTAAAGCACAAGGAAAGTAACAGACATTATAACCTTGTTGTTCTGCGTTTGCGGCTATTTTTCTCATCAATGTTGATTTCCCGCTACCAGAACGCCCTTTAATGATCACTCTTTTGGATAGAAGTTGGGTAATCTCATCAATAAAATTGACTGGCCCAAAAGAAGTCGCTGCTCCAAAAAAACGTTTCCCGGTAAAAGGGACCTCTTTTGAATGTTCTTGTTGACCCAAAAGATCTTCACTAAGATCGTCAGCTACTCGATTTGCTAATGAAAAATCCATGGCTTGAAGATAGATCTCTTCTTTTTTTTCGTGAATCGCTTTTCCTTCCTGAAAACATTGGTAGACATGCTGTTGAAGCTCGCGAAGCCTCTCCACTAGATCTCTGATTTCATTTGCACCCTCTTGAAAACTACTTTTTAAACAATCGTTTAAATTGACTTTACTTGAAGAGGTTTCGCTGTATTTTTGAGAAAATGCGAATAATGGATCATCGGCAAGGACGAGTTTTCCTTTTGAAGTCACCATACCTTCTGCAATTCTTCCATCGGTCGGATGAACAAAGGTTGCAGAAAGCTTTTGCTCCTGAATTTCTTTCTTAATCAACTGATTTAAAATTCCTCCACGCATCTTTTTACTTCCACCTGCTAAAAATAGTCGATCGTCAGCTTGA encodes the following:
- a CDS encoding MFS transporter, whose protein sequence is MHETWKLKGMLFFFHSAMTIIISYMPVYFQSLGLTGSEIGFLLAVGPFAAILAQPVWGFMSDRWRTVKLVLLLCLCGAIVIGFAVFQMKEFIWLIPLLYIFFTFMSPAGALGDSLAQKISYQKGVSFGSIRMWGSLGFGTSSLVSGYILAVIGIEYIYYVFAFFLLIAIVFCLKAPDSEPSKKKADLKQALRLGKNPMFALFLLMVISISLTHRINDSFLGLYIVELGGNETMIGTAWFIGVITEACVFALSAFWLRRFHPLTFISIAAVLYVVRWLLMGIVPNPTGVLFLQVLHGLTFGIFYLTAFQFVTRLVPYELASTGHLLFVSVFFGLSGVIGSLLGGAIIDAFDVRMLYQTMFLLALIGFIGSFLYRMYYFKTDQGKTDKQKMTALN
- a CDS encoding EAL domain-containing protein, producing the protein MDPLDVILHKHDVIPFYQAVFSADAQEIVGYEIHGRLNVGVEWLSLENFFSDQNVPAEYKWEVDSVIQERVLTHYASMEESALLFLNVDANVLTELNVHETLLERLLEFERQAVPLENVVLNFREHDFKGEIESLSHLIKFFTTNNIQVAIDDIGKFGSNLDRLSILEPNMMKVDLGGIGSHHFSNDYRNVLEALAVFSRKIGATLLFKGIIDLHHLHLAWRYGGRYVTGDYLHKPEKNWTNKQIAKPKLEDKIKSFIRHENGLLQEQIAFVLQLDRDLHQVEKEHGPRLNEDEKAYEIAKHLSKLAYRVYICDGFGYQLSCNWIKNKSNDQWEKDPSAKGKNWSWRSYFLENLAQMEGRKVGILSDTYRDIKTNELIRTYSYPLAGKQFVFLDLDPSFLFEQDWLL
- a CDS encoding IS110 family transposase, with the translated sequence MNRSRNERINQVNENTLVIGIDIAKKNHYACAVDLRGRELTKVWRIHQSKDGFIHFEQAVRQLMETHNKSNVLIGFEATGHYWMNLAAMLEAFEFPFVIVNPMHVKQSKEMDDNSQTKNDAKDARVIAKLLPNGYFSIPRKMTTAEHHMRHGSAIRERLRKDISSVKNRIQRWKDLYFPEFNQVFSELGQQALAVLKLTPLPQDVPHLSVEEMVRQQKKAGAKYAGKPKIVTLIEVARHSIGVTRSQEMSRLEIRSLVQQLELLESQLEEVTSQMVEQAQSLEEFQYLVSIPGISENTVSELLAETGSMRNYRHPRQLIKLAGLTLRENSSGQHKGTKKISKRGRKRLRALLYKAILPLIQNNASFRQLYMHYHSREQNPLTKKEAMVVLCRKLLQVFHGLSKKQAMFDPERMLIDSSNYPQNKAA